TACAGTCATACACACTCTTGAATTAAAGCTCTACAAATAAAGTTAACAGGACTTTATTAATTTGGAATCAACTTTATTTTGGCAGAAGTTTGCAGTTCAAACATTTACAGGAGCAACACATGACACATGATGAATGTAACAGTAAAAACATATTGCCGGAGGATCGTCCACATGTTAAGCTGATGTGTGTTTGCAGGGAAAAGCCCCTTGCTAAATATCAGACCTAGATGGAGGAGTGACACATCTTACCCCACTCTCATGTCAAGCACACGCCTGGCCTGGAAACAATATCAACCATGAAATATATCATCCatcagtcagccaatcagaactcaTTCAGCATCAGCCAATCAGGCACAATCAATCTGAGATAAGCCAATCAGGCACACTCAATCTGAGATCAGCCAATCGGGCACACTCAATCTGAGATCAGCCAATCGGGCACACTCAATCTGAGATCAGCCAATCAGACGCACACATTAATCTGCATCAGACTGGTCTCTTGGCTCCAGAACTGTGGCTCTGCTCTTCTTCACGGCGTGGCTTCATTAGCATGCGCGGCTCCACGGCTGCTGGACGTGATGTTCTTCAGTAAATTTAGAGTCGGTCGTGACGTTGGTCTGCTCCTGAAGGCAGTGGAGCGTCTCTGAGGAGAATCTGCTGAGGACAGCGGACACATGAAGCCTTTactatctatacacacacagatgagaCTACCGGCTATACAAGATGAAGAGTAGCACCCTACAGAGGGAGTAAGACCAGCCCCGCTAAACTGAGCTTAACCTGCAGCGCTGcacggctgtgtgtgtgtgtatgcatgtgttgcctatttgtgtgtgtgcatgtcagtGTATCTCTGTATAcctatgtatatgtgtgtgcgcatctgtgtgtgtgtgcgcatgtgtgtgtgcgcatctgtggctgtgtgtgtgtgtgtgttcagtgcagTCGCTAAGTGCATATGACCACAGTCAGCTTCTGTTGGTcagaaatatacacacacacacacacacacacacacaccacacacacacacacacacacacacacacacacacacacacacacacacacacatgtatgcagTCAGTCATGTAACAGTAGCGAGAGCTCATTAACGTGGCGCTGGACTGAAGCTGATCTTCTGATCCTGCAGTTTCTCCTTCACCCATGAACAGAAGAGAACTCCTCCATCAGAAGAGCTCGTCACACTGATGATGATTAATGACCTAACGAGCTGCATATctgcgctgtctgtgtgtgtgtgtgtgtgtgtgtgtgtgagttctgCCAGTCTGTGCTAGAGGTGAAACTGAAGCAGCTCCTGTTAATCCAGCTTCTTCTCAGCAGGACTCTTGCTCTCCGTCTGCTCTTCTTCTGCTCTTCTCTCCATctgctcctcctcttcttctGTTCTCTCCGTCAGCCGctgctcttcctcctcctcctcctcctcagtcttCATCAGCTCCAGATCCTCCGTCCCGTCGTCAGACTCGGCCGTGCAGATCCCGTAACACATCAGACTGATGACCCCGAGCGGCAGGCCGAAGAGGAAACAACCCAGCAGAGGAGAACTGCGGAAAACAgactgcacacacacgcacgcgcacacacacatgcacgcgcacacgcacacacacaccagagaaaCGCAGAAACAGAGAAACACCACATGAGCTGAACTGAAGATCTAcagccactgtgtgtgtgtgtgtgtgtgtgtgtgtaaacagcaCAGTCATCCTCTTCACTTTACTCTTAGTCCCTCCTCTTCCACTGCTGGAGCTGTCCACCATGAGTGTCGAGCCGGACTGCGCTGAGAGAACATCATTATTAGATTACTGGAGGAGAGCAGCTCACCATGATGGTGGATCTGGCATCATACGCCACACGCTTGATCCTCTGGAATATTCCGTCTCCTCCGTACGCCTGTGGGGAACAACACAACTACAGTACAGCTCACACAAGACACCATCAGAGGACAAACATCAGGGGAACTTCAGGATGTGCTGAGCTGAGTCTGAGGGCTGAACACCGGTGCTTAAGAAGAGCACACAAACACCTTCAGCTCAGTGTGAAGCCTTACGGTGAGCTTcaagatctgtgtgtgtgtgtgtgtgtttaccggaGCGCTGCCATCCAGAACACTGCTGAAGAACTGCAGCATCTGCTGGAGATCCTCCACGGGCTCCGCAGGCAGAAAGTACTGCTCATTAGAGGTGTTGAGGATGATGATGCTGGGAATCGACACCTCGCTGCGGATGAAGAACACAGACGTCATTACTGAACACACtgatgatataaacacacacacacacacacacacaccctctacCGTCTTCCCTTAACCTTCCTTCAGGAGACCCTGAGTGCCCTacagcatgagtgtgtgtgtgtgtgtgtgtgtgtgtgtgtgcgtgcgtgtgtgtgtgtgtgcgtgtgtgtgtgcgtgtgtgtgtgtgtgtgtgtgtgtgtgcgtgcgtgcgtgtgtgtgtgtgtgcgtgtgtgtgcgtgtgtgtgtgtgaacatgcaGGACTCAGAGCAGATTCTCACCCCATGATGAGGCTGTTGATGTAGTCATTCCCAGACATGTGTCCGAACTGGAAATCCCTGAAACAGAAGAAAATGACACACGTGATGCTGAAATCAAGAGCCTGATGCTGAAATCAAGAGCCTGATGCTGAAATCAAGAGCCTGATGCTGAAATCAAGAGCCTGATGTTAAAGTCACCAATGTGATGCTGAAATCATTTTTGTGATGCTGAAATCATGAGCCTGATGCTGAAATCACGAGTGTGTGATGCTGAAATCAAGAGCCTGATGTTAAAATCACCAATGTGATACTGAAATCAAGAGCCTGACGTTAAAATCACCAATGTGATGCTGAAATCATGTGTGTGAGGCTAAAATCACCAATGTAATGCTGAAATCACGAGTGTGTGATGCTGAAATCATTAGCCTGAGGCTGAAATCACAAGTGTGATGCTGAAATCATTAGTGTGTGATGCTGAAATCACACGTGGGATGCTGAAATCATGTGTATGAGATGCTGAAGTTATGAGTGTGTGATGCTGAAATCACATGTGTGATGCTGAAAtcatgtgtgtgtgatgctgaagTCATGAGTGTGTGATGCTGAAACCATAAGTGTGTCTTCACCTGTTAAACTGCTCCCTGTGTTCAGTAGCGACTCTCTGGATGAGACCTTTCAACCTGAAACAGATGATTCTCAGGTTAACTGTGTAGACACAGACacaccacacacagacacagacacacacacacacacacacacgtgtgcagCTGCTGATCGGAGTACCTGCTGCTCTGATCGCTCTGGTCTTTTTCATCTGTAACTGCGATGGCCACCAGTTTACCTGCAGAAACACAAGGTGTTGTTACCCTGCACAGCTCCTGCACTGACACTGATAATAATGCACTTTACCGTTACTAGGTTGTGTGTGTCGGCTTGTGCTTCATGGTACTTTAAAATACTCAAATGTCTGTGAACACtgtcaaactattatatttgatttaacagAGTCACACACTGCCAAACGCACATCTGTCACATCTGTAATGGAGATTTCTCCTCATAACAcacaaatgtcaaataaaaccATTTAGTTCTGCAGAGCGCCGACTCTGCTCCACCTGATCAGCAGaatttcaacaaaatatgttgtatactgtaaactctgCTATTGTTTGGTCACACTAAAAAAGCTGCGGTTATTTTCCTAATATATTtaacacatttacacatttcTGATGCCTTAAACTAGCTGATTTAGAAAATACAAACAGACGTTTTTAATATTCTGTGAACATTTACATTCTCTGAATCAGAGTCAGATCCACTGAAATCTGCTGCAGTCCTGACCAACACTGAGCTCCTCCAGCTTTgtgtgcagaacacacacacagatctctcCAGATTACTCTACAGAGTTTCTGATCTTCAGTGATTCACCCACCGGTTTCCCCCAGCTCATAGAGTGTGAATCCGTCGATCTGCAGGTAACTCTGAAAACGCTCTCGGTTCACCCAGGACGACAAACTGCCGTCCTCATACTCTGAACACAACAAACACAG
This window of the Danio aesculapii chromosome 24, fDanAes4.1, whole genome shotgun sequence genome carries:
- the LOC130218715 gene encoding protein disulfide-isomerase TMX3-like, encoding MALLRAVVSSVLFSRVLLALVLDLDDSFKDSRMEDVWLVDFYAPWCGYCKKLEPVWEEVGAELTRSGSPVRVGKMDATAYSGMASEFGVRGYPTIKLLKGDLAYNYKGPRTKDDIIEFANRVAGPAVRALPSRQMFEHVLKRHSVLFLYVGGESPLKEKYIEVASELIVYTYFFSASEEVLTEAVVLPELPSVVVFKDASFFTYDEYEDGSLSSWVNRERFQSYLQIDGFTLYELGETGKLVAIAVTDEKDQSDQSSRLKGLIQRVATEHREQFNRDFQFGHMSGNDYINSLIMGEVSIPSIIILNTSNEQYFLPAEPVEDLQQMLQFFSSVLDGSAPAYGGDGIFQRIKRVAYDARSTIMSVFRSSPLLGCFLFGLPLGVISLMCYGICTAESDDGTEDLELMKTEEEEEEEEQRLTERTEEEEEQMERRAEEEQTESKSPAEKKLD